Below is a window of Mustelus asterias unplaced genomic scaffold, sMusAst1.hap1.1 HAP1_SCAFFOLD_244, whole genome shotgun sequence DNA.
cttcttcacacaaagggttgtgaatctgtggaattccctgcccagtgaagcagttgaggcgacctcattgaatgtttttaaggcaaggatagataaatttttgaacagtgaaggaattaagggttatggtgagcgggtgggtaagtggagctgagtccacgaaaagatcagccatgatcttgttgaatggcggagcagactcgaggggccagatggccgactcctgctcctagttcttatgttcatggaatccctacagtgcaggaggaggccattcggcccatcgagcctgtactgacaacaatcccaccaaggccctatccccataaccccacatatttaccgtactAATCtctgtgacactaagggacaggttaggttggccaatccacttaagccgcacatctttggactgtgggaggaagccggagcacccggagcaaatgcacgcagacacggagagaacgtgcagactctgcacagacagtgacccaagccgggaattgaacccaggtccctggcgctgtgaggcagcagtgctaaccattgtgccgcctatGTTCTTATGCCACGAGGCCTCCCACCCCTTTCCCCgcccacgccccccaccccccgagagacCGGGAATCTGTCCGCCCCGGCCTCAGACGTGTCCGGACGATGGAGGACCGTCCACGGCCAGCCCCGGggagttgagaattccaaagattcaccggcCTCCGAGCAAAggcatttctcctcagctcagacacaaaatggctgcctcctCTCGTTCCGAGACcgggcctctccccccccccccccccccccgcccccatggccAGAGTATCGATGTGGGGGTCCCGTCAGGAAAGGAGAAGGCCGTTCGCCGTGGagtgctgaggggggtggggagaagcgtTTACCCACCTGTAGCGAGGGCGACGATACATTTCCCGCTCATCTCCGGGGTCTCACCAGCGGTGAACATGTCCGCCACCTGCAAACGGACAACATGGAGAGTTCAGGGACTCCCCCGCTGTCACAACTAAATCGTGTTACTCTGTCCGaccttctctccctcacccacctctctctcgtagaacgtagaacagtacagcacaggaacaggcccttcagctcacgatgttgtgtcgaacatgacaccaaattaaactattcctttctgcctgcccttggtccatatccctctattctttgcatattcatgcgcttatttaaaagccccttaaacgcccctatcgtatctgcctccaccaccatccctggcagcgtgttccagacacctaccactctctgtttaaaaatatttgcccctcacatcccctttgaacattccccctctctcctgaAGTGCATGTCCCCGAGTATTACACATTTCAACTGTGGGAAAaacattctgactgtcaaccctatctatgtctctcattattttatagacttccatcaggtctcccctcagcctctgccgctccagagaaaacaaccctagttgtttccactggcgggtgaaactagaactaggagacacagcctcaaaataaggggaagcaaattttggactgagttgaggaggaacttcttcacacaaaggttgtgaatctgtggaattccctgcccagtgaagcagttggggctacctcattgaatgtttttaaggcaaggatagataaatttttgaacattaaagagattaagggttatggtgagcgggcgggtaagtggagctgagtccacgaaaagatcagcctgatcttattgaatggcggagcaggctcgaggggccagatggcctactcctgctcctagttcttatgttcatagaatcctacagtgcaggaggaggccattcagcccatcgaacctgtaccaacaacaatcccacccagccctagaATCCCACACAACGCGAGGgagggcacagtggttcacactgctgcctcacagcgccagggacccaggtttgggtcactgtctgtgctgagcctTCATGTTCTCGCCGCTCCCaccctccgtgtctgcatgggtttcctccgggtgctccggtttcctcccaccatccgaaagatgtgctgattaggtgcattggccgtgctaaattctccctcagtgttcccgaacagacgctggagtatggcgactgggggattttcacagtaacttcattgcgctgttaatgtaagccttacttgtgacactaataaataaacattagttCTTAGTTTGTCCAGCCGCTCCTTATATCtcgtaccctctaatccaggcagcgtcatgttaaacctcttctgcaccctctccaaatcctctgcatccttcctgtaatgtggcgaccagaattgaacgcaatatccTATAAGTGGTTccgaaccaaagttttataaagctgcaacatgacatcctaactcttgtattcaatgccccgacttataaaggcaagcatgccgtacgccttctttaCCCCCTATTGACTGGTGTGGCCGCTTTCAggaagctatggacttgaacctccctctccctcatccacctgttcacactctcgctctccctcacCATCCTTCCCTCACCCACTGGCTCCCTCCTTCccatcccactcactctccctccattccctcttcAGGTTACACTCTCCCAATGTCCTTTCTCTCAATTTCCTTCTTCccgttctgtgttcctgtgtaacaggctggagaaggggctgaatggcctcctcctcgctGTCTCACTCACCCGTTGCTGTCCTTTGGATTTGTTCTCCGTGTTAATAACCAAGTCAGTCATGGTCTCGGTGCGCACGGCTCCCGGCCAGAGGGACACGTATGACACTCCGTGTTTCTGCAACTCCAACGCACAGTCTGCTGCCATTCGATcacactgcagagagagagagagaactgtgtgagagagagagggggggggaggggcagaggaggagggggtgggggggcagggggcaggcagacagagccagccagagcgagagagccagagccagagagccagagccagagagccagagggagagagagcgagagcgaacctgagagagagagccagagcaagagagccagagccagagagccagagccagagagccagagggagagagagcaagagcgaacctgagagagagagtgagagcaagagagccagagagagggagccagagagagagagccagagagagagagagccagagagagagagagccagagagagagagagccagagagagagagccagagagagagagccagagagagagagagccagagagaaagagccagagagaaagagccagagagaaagagccagagagccagagagaaagagccagagagaaagagccagagagccagagccagagagaaagagccagagagaaagagccagagagaaagagccagagagaaagagccagagagaaagagccagagagaaagagccagagagaaagagccagagagaaagagccagagagaaagagccagagagaaagagccagagagccagagagcaagagccagagagccagagagaaagagccagagagagaaagtgagagagccagagagccagagagagagagagcgagagagccagagagagagccagagagagagccagagcgagagcgagagagagagagcgagagagccagagagagagccagagcgagagcgagagagccagagagagagagcgagagagccagagagagagccagagcgagagcgagagaggcagagagagagagccagagagccaGGCAAAGAGAGTGTGAGATACAGCAACTCAAAGTGAATGAGTGACCTTTGCCCTTCGGCCCGTTTACCCGCACTGCCCTGCCACTCACCGCTGCCTTGCCGACTCCGTAAGCCACGTTGAAGATGTAGCGCAGGCCGCCCATGGACGACACGATGACAATCAGGCCCTGCTTCGCCTCCACCATCATCCGGGCTGCGTACACCGAGCAGATATAGTGGCCCCTGCACAACAAAGCAagtgtggttggggaggggggaggtgttgggacaCACTACGGCAGTGAGACCTCTTCCACTACCGCACTCCCCTCATCGCATCccaatctccaccccccccatctcCGCACGTGGGGCCAGGATCTCACCCCTGGTGTCCAGAGGGTGAGAAAGGTCAGTGACTGCCTCCGCTCCCACTCGGAGCCCTGGGTCCAGTACTCCACAGCGCCACCACCGGGAGGGGAGGATGTCATTGCAGTTTCTTCCCCTTGGAAAAGGAAATCCATGGCGTGGGTACGAGGACACGCCAGACTCGATCCAAGATGgcaacttcttgtgagctgtaccCAGCATGCCctctagagtcatagaatctacagcacggagacaggcccttcggcccaaactggtccgtgttgaccaaaaagcccatgtaagctaaccccatttgcctgcatttggcccatatccctctaaacctttcctatccatgtatctgtccaaatgccttttaaatgttgacaatgtccctgcctcaaccacttcctccagcagctcattccacatacgtaccaccctctgtgtaaaaaagctgctcctcaggttcccattaattctttcccctcttaacttaaacttaaactctctagttctcaattccccaactCTGGGAAAAGGACTGAgtgcgttcaccctatccatgcctctcatgatcctcTGCACCTCTCTAAAATCATCCCTCAGTCTACTATGTTCCAAAGAAAAAAAGTCCAGGCCTGTCCAATCTCtgtctataactcagtccctcgagtcctggcaacatccttgtaaacctcttctgcactctctccagtttaacaaCATCTTTTCTATAGCaagatgaccaaaactgaacacaatactccaggtgcggcctcaccaacgtcctgtacaactgcaacacaaCTTCCTAACTTctacactcaatgccctgactgatgaaggccagcatgccaaaggtcttcttcactgccctatctatctGTAACTTCACCCTTAGAGAaccatgcacctgaactccaaggtccctctgttccacgatactccctaaggtcctaccattcacctctaatactatcttttactcttgttctactcttccctgggcagcacggtggcacagtggttagcactgctgcctcacagctccagggacctgggtttgattccctgctcgggtcactgtctgtgcggagtttacacgttctcagcccgtatctgcgtgggttttctccgcgtgctccagtttcttcccacagtccgaaagatgtgcgggttaggtggattggccatgctaaattatcccttagtgtccaaagatgtgtaggttagagggattagctgggtaagtatgtggagttatggggatagggcctgggtgggattgtggtcggtgtagactcgaagggccgaatggcctccttctgcaccgtaggcctTTCTGTGCAGATGAAACGCGATGACTCTATGTACATCAacgagcaggggagggggaggggtggacaaggtcaggggagggggagtgaacaGGTGTCGAAGTGGCCCCCTCACCTAGTGGAGCTTCACGCGAACGATCCTGGGAGTGGAAGGATTGTCGTACGAGGAGCATtcaaggactctgggtctgtactcgatggaatttagaaggatggggagggCGCGGAGggttctcattgaaacttacagaatactgagagacctgGTTAAagcggacgtggggaagatgttcccattGGTCGGAGAGActcagataagaggaacagcctCAGAtgaaagggacaaccctttggaAGACAGATTTCTTCAGctggagagagtggtgaacctgtggaattcattgccacagaggaggccaggtcgctgagtgtatttaagacagagatagataggttcttgatcggtttttgatttgattcgatttattattgtcacgtgtattaacatacagtgaaaagtattgtttcttgcgcgctatataggcaaagcataccgttcatagagaaggataggagagagtgcagaatgtagtgttacagtcatagctacggtgtagagaaagagcaacttaatacaagggaagtccattcaaagtctgacagcagcagggaagaagctgttcttcagtcggttggtccgtgacctcagacttttgtatctttttcctgacggaaggtggaagagagaatgtccggggtgcgtggggtccttcattatgccggctgctttgccgaggcagcgggaagtatacaGGGAAGGTGGTAAGGAGTGGAGGGGTGTCAAAGGTTACAGGGGAATAGGCGGGAGAATGGGTgtagagaaacttatcagccacgatcgaatagcggagcaaactcaatgggccaaaaggcctaattctgctccagtgtCTTCTGGTCTGAAGTTCCCTAATCGGATCGGGGAAGCTCAACCTGGAAGCTCAGGTTGGTGGGAGGGCAGGGGTAAGACAGCAGATGTTCCTCATgtagatgggggggagggggtgggggagagagagagagacagcgagagagagagacagctggaCCTCAGCTGCCGTACTCACCGCAGACCTGCATCATTGACCACATCCCAGAACGAAGGTGGCATCTCCCAGAATTTCTTCTCATGGTCAGAAATAATTGACTAGGGAGGAAAAGGGAAGATTAAAACCCCTCAAACGAGGGCGCAGACAGGCATCCCACCTACCCCCTTCTGCAATGGGCCAGGCTTCATTTGCCACGTCCTGTCCTGGCTTGTTCCGGATCCTatcgacagtggttagcactgcgacctcacagctctagggacccaacttttattcccggcttgggtcagtgtgtgtgtgtggagttgcacattctccccgtgtctgcgtgggtttcctccgggtgctccggtttcctcccacagtacaaagatgtgcaggttaggtggattggccatgctaaattgccccttactatcagggggattagcacagtaaatatgtggggttacggggatagggcctgggcgggattgtggtcagtgcagccttaatgggccgaatggtctccttctgctttgtagggattcgatggattctatctgacccccccccaaactccagcCAGAAGAAaaagtttctctttctctctccccctccctctcggccCCAGTGAAATCTTTAAGTCCCCCGCTTGCCTTCCCCCTCGGTTCGCTCACCCCTCGATTCCCTTGAGTATATACTCAGCACCCGGGTCAATCGAATCGTTGAGTCGCCAGCACCATGCGGGTCCCCAGCCCGGAATTTCAGCCCTACCTCCACCGCCGCGTAGGCGTTGTTGACCAGAATGTCCAGCCGGCCTCCCTGTTCCTGCTCGACCCGGCCAAAGAGCGAGCGGATCTGCTCCTCGCTGGTAGAGTCGCACACCACCGGCACGCAGCGGCCTCCCCGCgcctccacctgccgggggaaaggacagagtgagggactctgcgatgggggggggggggggggggggggggagggggagcatctCAGCAGCCCGgtcacacactaacccccacctACTGACCTTACGGTGACGTTCCCGAGACATCTAtctttccccttccccccaccctcccctcccccactactGACAGCAGCGTAAAACTGTTTTTCTTCGCCCCTTGGCCGCCGAGGTTCCCCGCCAGCGGCGGTCATGGCCTTTCCGCCCggcttctctttttttctctgcaAAGTGACGGGGACCGCACTGCAAAAATCCCACGATGCACTTCGTCTCCAAGGAATTTGCAAAATGGCCGCCACATTCGACAGCAGGACATTTCCTGCTCTACAAaatgatttgattcaatttattgtcacgtgtattagtatacagtaaaaagtattgtttcttgtgcgctatatagacaaagcataccattcatagagaaggaaaggagagagtgcacaatgtcgtgttacagtcatagcgagggttgagagaaagatcaacttaatgcaaggtaagtccattcaaaagtctgacagcagcaggggagaagctgttcttgagtcggttggtacgtgacctcagacttttgtatcttttcccgactgaaggaggtggaagagagaatgtccggggtgcgtggggtccttaattatgccggctgctttgccgaggcagcgggaagtgtagacagagtcaatggatgggagtcactggtttgcatgatggattgggctacatccatgaccttttgtagttccttgtggtcttgggcagcgcaggagccccataccaagctgtgatacaaccagaaagaatactttctatggtacatctgtaaaaattggtgagaattgtcgctgacatgccaaatttcctttg
It encodes the following:
- the LOC144485901 gene encoding dehydrogenase/reductase SDR family member 1-like isoform X2, whose product is MAGALLGRVCIVTGASRGIGKGIALQLGEAGATVYITGRSMDTLQTAAKEVEARGGRCVPVVCDSTSEEQIRSLFGRVEQEQGGRLDILVNNAYAAVESIISDHEKKFWEMPPSFWDVVNDAGLRGHYICSVYAARMMVEAKQGLIVIVSSMGGLRYIFNVAYGVGKAACDRMAADCALELQKHGVSYVSLWPGAVRTETMTDLVINTENKSKGQQRVADMFTAGETPEMSGKCIVALATDKDLMKKSGKVLMTCDLAAQYGIRDVNGRALVDYCSLKFILQQLPSLSWLSTFIPGFIRIPKWVLTLTSSKF
- the LOC144485901 gene encoding dehydrogenase/reductase SDR family member 1-like isoform X1, translated to MSPKMAGALLGRVCIVTGASRGIGKGIALQLGEAGATVYITGRSMDTLQTAAKEVEARGGRCVPVVCDSTSEEQIRSLFGRVEQEQGGRLDILVNNAYAAVESIISDHEKKFWEMPPSFWDVVNDAGLRGHYICSVYAARMMVEAKQGLIVIVSSMGGLRYIFNVAYGVGKAACDRMAADCALELQKHGVSYVSLWPGAVRTETMTDLVINTENKSKGQQRVADMFTAGETPEMSGKCIVALATDKDLMKKSGKVLMTCDLAAQYGIRDVNGRALVDYCSLKFILQQLPSLSWLSTFIPGFIRIPKWVLTLTSSKF